One region of Flavobacterium pisciphilum genomic DNA includes:
- a CDS encoding single-stranded DNA-binding protein, translated as MEITGRITANSVVHKVGNDKQVVNFSIAINDNYKPKGSTEVKEVVTYINCSYWLNAKTADWLKKGAIVQLFGRIGMNVYSNNEGKAIGSLTFHTNNIKILAFAKKAEQTQTEITPQSNEGVKQEPADDLPF; from the coding sequence ATGGAAATCACAGGACGCATAACAGCAAATTCTGTTGTTCACAAAGTGGGCAATGACAAACAAGTGGTCAATTTCAGTATTGCCATAAACGACAATTACAAACCCAAAGGTAGTACCGAAGTAAAAGAAGTAGTAACCTATATTAATTGTTCGTATTGGTTAAATGCAAAAACAGCCGACTGGCTTAAAAAAGGAGCAATTGTACAATTGTTCGGGCGTATTGGTATGAATGTATATAGTAACAACGAAGGCAAAGCAATAGGTAGTCTTACGTTCCACACAAATAATATCAAGATTTTGGCTTTTGCTAAAAAAGCAGAACAGACCCAAACTGAAATAACACCCCAATCCAACGAGGGAGTAAAACAAGAACCCGCAGACGACCTGCCTTTTTAA
- a CDS encoding DUF932 domain-containing protein — MAHHINYNEQSQKHSFFSVKEKAWHNLGQIISDYPTSAEAIAHAGLDYEVEKRKLFTPCSQEIIVNNETTHNKIEVPNYFSTVRTDNNAVLGVVGKDYQIVQNRDAFSFFDSIVGGEGILYETAGALGKGERIFITAKLPDYIRVGNDDLIEKYLFLTTSHDGSGSITAAFTPIRIVCANTLNAAMHSKTNTVRIRHTSNAKQRLEQAHKVMGISDMLSSQMESIFNDWTKVRITDKEVKKLISFALVPNKEVLKSIQDGKEDELSTCFTNMVDSAFEYAMSDPTQLMDTTKGTVFGAYNSVTGYFQNVRNYKDDEAKLTSLLMGGTGQLRTQSAFNLCMDFARKGTDALLLN, encoded by the coding sequence ATGGCACATCATATAAATTACAACGAGCAAAGCCAAAAACACAGTTTTTTCAGCGTAAAAGAAAAAGCATGGCATAATTTAGGACAGATAATATCGGACTACCCAACAAGCGCAGAAGCTATTGCGCACGCAGGATTAGATTACGAAGTCGAAAAACGCAAGCTATTTACACCCTGTTCTCAGGAAATTATTGTAAATAATGAAACCACCCACAATAAAATCGAAGTACCAAATTATTTCAGCACGGTACGTACTGATAACAATGCCGTTTTGGGTGTAGTGGGTAAGGACTATCAAATCGTACAAAACAGGGATGCTTTTTCTTTTTTCGATAGCATCGTTGGTGGTGAAGGTATTCTATACGAAACCGCAGGGGCTTTGGGTAAAGGCGAACGCATTTTTATAACCGCTAAACTACCCGATTACATCAGGGTTGGCAATGACGACCTTATCGAAAAATACCTGTTCCTTACCACCTCACACGACGGAAGCGGAAGCATAACAGCCGCTTTTACGCCTATACGAATTGTATGCGCCAATACCCTTAATGCCGCTATGCATAGTAAAACGAATACCGTACGCATTCGTCATACTTCCAATGCCAAACAACGTTTGGAACAGGCACATAAGGTAATGGGCATATCGGATATGCTATCGTCACAAATGGAATCTATTTTCAACGATTGGACAAAAGTACGCATCACAGATAAAGAGGTTAAAAAACTCATTTCGTTCGCTCTTGTTCCCAACAAGGAGGTTTTAAAATCCATACAGGATGGTAAAGAAGACGAACTTTCTACCTGTTTTACCAATATGGTGGATAGTGCTTTTGAGTACGCCATGAGTGACCCCACACAACTCATGGATACCACCAAAGGAACGGTGTTTGGGGCGTACAATAGCGTAACGGGTTACTTTCAGAATGTCCGAAACTATAAAGACGATGAAGCCAAATTAACCTCTCTTTTAATGGGAGGAACAGGACAGCTACGTACACAGTCTGCATTCAATTTGTGTATGGATTTTGCGAGAAAAGGCACAGATGCATTATTGCTAAACTAA